The Pontibacter sp. SGAir0037 DNA segment CTGAATGATGTAAAGGGAATTTCAAACAAGATGTTGAGCAAGGAATTGAAAGAGTTGGAAATGAACAAGCTCATTAAGCGGACGGTGTTAGATACACAACCTGTAACTGTTCAGTATCAACTTACAGAATATGGCAAAACGCTGCAAAACATAATTGATAATCTGGCTGACTGGGGAATAGAGCACCGAAAAGTAACTATTGGAAAATAATCGTTACCTGCAAGCCTAAACAGTTGTCCTGTTGTGATGATGTTTTGTCAGCTGGCGAAGGAGTGTCTATTTACAAAATAACTTTGCTGTTAACCTTACCGTTCACTGATTTCAGCAATAAAACATAATAGCGGTTTGGATACACCTAAACCGCTATTACTATCATTCCTTTGCTGTATACAGTTTTTTACCAAGGTATTTCGCCTGTTTCAGGGTTTGTCTCTTCGCTAAAGAATTTTCCTGTTGGTCCGTTCTGGTCTATCAACGCGTATTTTACAATGCGTTTTCCAGCTTCTTCAACTGCGCCTCCATTATAGTTCGTGAAATCAGTTTTAGTATAGCCAGGGCAAACTGCATTTATTTTGAAAGCCGTATCACGCAATTCGTAAGCTAATTGGACAGTGTACATATTCATAGCGGCTTTCGAAGCACCATATACCGCATATTTTGCATAGTTATAAGCCGGCCAACTCGGATCACTTTGCAGCGAAAGAGAACCCACGCTGGTACTTACATTTACAATTCTTGGTTCAGCCGATTTACGCAATAAGTAAATGAAAGCCTGTGTAACTCTTGCTACGCCAAATACATTGGTATTAAAGGCTGCCATAAACTGCTCTGTTTTTGCCTCAAGTGCGGTATAGGGTGGCTCACCTCCATTGATACCCGCATTATTGATAAGAACATCTAATACATCTGTTTTTAAGCCGATTTTTTCACGAGCTGCTTTTACAGAATTGTCGTCTGTGACATCTAATGGTATGGATTCTGCATTGGTTAGTCCTTCAGATTTTAGTTTTTCAACCGCTTTACGTCCGTTTTCTAAATCTCGGCTTCCCAGGTAAACATAAAAGCCTTTTTGCAATAGTTGTTTTGCTGTTTCGAAGCCTATGCCTTTGTTAGCTCCTGTTATTAATGCTGATTTCATTTTATAGTTTTTTTTATTGACAAACAAAATTGCTCTCCATAAAAATGAAATCGTTTACCATATGGTAAAAACAGTTTTAGCGGATGTTTTTTCGTATTCTACTCAATGATTGTTGCGTGACTCCCAGGTAGGATGCAATGTAAGCTAGCGGAACACGGTTGATTAGAGACGGATAGTTTTCTAAGAATTCTAAATAACGGGTAGTTGCATCCTGTGAAATAACCGGTCCTTTCCTGGATTTCTGGAACATACATATTTGAACCATCTTGCTCTTAATGTTATCCCAGCCTACAATTATATGTGAAAGCTCTTCCCAGTCTTGTTTTGAAAATAAAATGAGTTTACAGTCCGTACAGGCTTGCAGGTACTCCGAAGAAGCTATATTAACCTCAAAATTAATATAATCAACAACCAGATTATTTTCGCTGATAAAGCAACGGGTAATTTCTTCTCCTTTGTTGTTGTAGTAACAACCCCGAATCACACCTTCCACAATAAATCCAACCTGTCTTGGAATGTGTCCAGCTTCTGAAA contains these protein-coding regions:
- a CDS encoding helix-turn-helix domain-containing protein, with translation MTEMECLSSDKNKKRIMAVHDAMDVLNGKWKISIISSVCYYNKRRFSDILNDVKGISNKMLSKELKELEMNKLIKRTVLDTQPVTVQYQLTEYGKTLQNIIDNLADWGIEHRKVTIGK
- a CDS encoding SDR family oxidoreductase: MKSALITGANKGIGFETAKQLLQKGFYVYLGSRDLENGRKAVEKLKSEGLTNAESIPLDVTDDNSVKAAREKIGLKTDVLDVLINNAGINGGEPPYTALEAKTEQFMAAFNTNVFGVARVTQAFIYLLRKSAEPRIVNVSTSVGSLSLQSDPSWPAYNYAKYAVYGASKAAMNMYTVQLAYELRDTAFKINAVCPGYTKTDFTNYNGGAVEEAGKRIVKYALIDQNGPTGKFFSEETNPETGEIPW
- a CDS encoding Crp/Fnr family transcriptional regulator; translation: MKEFIEYVLQFGNLNAQQIKVIEEKAIKANLQKGNYFSEAGHIPRQVGFIVEGVIRGCYYNNKGEEITRCFISENNLVVDYINFEVNIASSEYLQACTDCKLILFSKQDWEELSHIIVGWDNIKSKMVQICMFQKSRKGPVISQDATTRYLEFLENYPSLINRVPLAYIASYLGVTQQSLSRIRKNIR